From Cucumis melo cultivar AY chromosome 1, USDA_Cmelo_AY_1.0, whole genome shotgun sequence, a single genomic window includes:
- the LOC103500038 gene encoding peroxidase 5-like, which yields MEKGYFWWSIFGLIALFGVTKGDDEGLRVGFYSKTCPSAERIVRNSVAKAVAKDPGQAAGIIRLYFHDCIVGGCDGSILLDSIPGITSSFDIERHSPGNPLLRGFEIIDDAKSKLESRCAETVSCSDILAFAARDSVLATGGFSYAVPAGRRDGRVSNGSAVFMDVPPITPNMARLKQHFESRGLSLKDMVALSGAHSIGITPCGAFSSRLYFFNGTVETDPSLDPKFAAFLKTQCPKGKFDGTADLDNVTPNLLDVQFYENLRRKMGVLSSDQAMEDDPLTAATVRQYRSSRSLWKADFTAAMVKVGNMKVLTGSQGEIRKNCSALN from the exons ATGGAAAAGGGTTACTTTTGGTGGAGCATTTTTGGGTTAATTGCCCTATTTGGAGTCACAAAAGGAGATGATGAAGGATTACGTGTGGGGTTTTATAGTAAAACATGCCCTTCTGCAGAGCGAATTGTGAGAAATTCTGTTGCTAAAGCTGTGGCTAAAGATCCTGGCCAAGCTGCTGGCATTATTCGATTGTATTTCCATGATTGCATTGTTGGG GGCTGCGATGGTTCCATTCTTCTAGATTCAATCCCAGGCATTACCAGCTCCTTCGACATAGAACGGCATAGTCCAGGCAACCCTTTACTCCGCGGATTCGAAATCATCGATGATGCTAAATCCAAGCTTGAATCTCGATGTGCTGAAACAGTATCTTGTTCCGACATCTTAGCCTTCGCTGCCCGTGACAGCGTCCTCGCCACCGGAGGCTTCTCTTACGCTGTCCCTGCTGGGCGTCGTGATGGTCGAGTCTCCAATGGCTCTGCCGTGTTCATGGACGTTCCTCCTATAACACCTAACATGGCTCGCCTCAAACAACACTTTGAATCAAGAGGATTATCCTTAAAAGACATGGTGGCTCTGTCTGGGGCACACTCCATTGGTATTACGCCGTGTGGGGCATTCTCTAGCcgcctttattttttcaatggGACGGTCGAGACGGATCCGTCGCTGGATCCGAAATTTGCAGCGTTTTTGAAAACCCAATGTCCTAAAGGGAAATTTGATGGGACAGCGGATTTGGACAATGTGACGCCGAATTTGCTTGATGTTCAGTTTTATGAGAATTTGAGGAGGAAGATGGGGGTTTTGAGCTCTGATCAGGCGATGGAAGATGACCCATTGACGGCAGCGACGGTGAGACAGTATCGGAGTAGTCGGAGCCTCTGGAAGGCGGATTTCACGGCGGCGATGGTGAAGGTGGGGAATATGAAGGTTTTGACTGGAAGCCAAGGGGAGATTAGAAAGAACTGTAGTGCTTTGAATTAG
- the LOC127148626 gene encoding uncharacterized protein LOC127148626 translates to MTQTLDGVERHLFTYGISSVYNKWVYHGEATNLARFEQGATSSKGDTLSREVNVGDEDDGILDLLNDLQGSMIVREENFDDGDGFDDEFPEDVDEMDTSNIFEELMKEARNPLYHGCTKFSSLNFLVKLMHIKVLNNWSNKSFDMLLELLKDAFPVGTYIPKSFYEAKRKLCDLGLGYDSIHACKYDCVLFRKEFANCQSCPVCGESRYKTNSGKGKKIPNKVLRHFPLIPRLKRLFLSKHIASEMRWHKDKRVDTEDVLRHPVDAAGWKHFDKEFPQFASEPRNVRLGLASDGFNPFGNMSIAYSMWPVVLIPYNLPPWKCMKESNFFMSLLVPGPKSPGEELDVYLQPLIDELKELWNNGVRTFDCTDEEYFRLHACLLWTINDFPAYGDLSGWSTKGYQACPTCKEDTSSFGIKGKISFMGHRRYLSSDHIWRRSRQHDGKFERRPPPVVMNGDEILQQVNSINFPVLSKHPSKTNKKRKRTINWNKKSIFFELPYWSKLLLRHKLDVMHIEKNVCDNLLGTLLNIDGKTKDTINARLDLKDLNIRKELHLQRQGTKLIKPHPTYTLTGSERIDFCKFLKSVKFPDGFVSNISRCVSVNDGKLWGLKTHDSHILLQRLIPIAVRAYLHKDVCTTVVELCNFFRDLCAKTIRVSDLNRLEADIVLILCKLERIFPPAFFDIMIHLAVHLPAETKIVGPVSYSWMYPIERSLRTLKQYVRNKARPEGSIAEAFIMNECLTFCSMYLIGIETRFNRNPRNDDSMNRQLGCGDFDVFKQNVRPMGGSVARTLSEDEKRMCHWYILNNCCQIESYRSTEHLSLINTRGEDVLDLFRRHQLEFPNWFRTHMYSLRERGEASDDLCSIALGPINEVRTYSGCFVNGLRFHSIERDNRRTTQNSGIMAYGETKADETNYYGVLQEVLDLEYLKCRRVCLFKCNWFDTDVKKNKFRCDLGFKIINTSRFWYTDDPYILATQAVQVFYIDDPKLRSNWKIVQIVQNKQVWDILESEEVEDDRFELLEACSSIGVDESIHDIPFCRGDVEPTVVDHKETENQDQSRIDDDFINDETEQLQSSDSDGNE, encoded by the exons ATGACACAAACATTGGACGGAGTAGAGCGTCATTTATTTACGTACGGAATATCCTCTGTATATAATAAATGGGTTTATCATGGAGAAGCAACGAACTTAGCTCGATTTGAACAGGGTGCTACTTCATCAAAAGGTGATACATTAAGTAGAGAGGTTAATGTTGGCGACGAGGACGATGGTATTTTagatcttttaaatgatttgcAAGGATCAATGATAGTAagggaagaaaattttgatgatGGGGATGGTTTTGATGATGAATTTCCTGAAGATGTCGATGAAATGGATACTAGTAACATTTTTGAGGAGTTGATGAAGGAAGCACGTAACCCGTTGTATCATGGATGTACCAAATTTTcatcgttgaattttttggtgaAGTTAATGCATATCAAAGTTTTGAATAATTGGAGCAACAAATCGTTTGATATGCTACTAGAATTGTTGAAAGATGCATTTCCAGTCGGTACATATATACCTAAATCATTTTACGAAGCTAAGAGAAAATTATGTGATTTAGGGTTAGGATATGATTCCATCCACGCTTGTAAATATGACTGTGTACtatttcgaaaagaatttgcTAATTGTCAAAGTTGTCCAGTATGTGGTGAATCTCGATATAAAACAAATAGtggaaaaggaaagaagattcCAAATAAGGTTTTGCGTCACTTTCCATTAATTCCAAGGTTGAAACGATTGTTTTTATCAAAACATATTGCTTCTGAGATGAGATGGCATAAGGATAAACGAGTTGACACAGAGGATGTTTTACGACATCCAGTTGATGCTGCaggatggaagcactttgataaAGAATTTCCTCAATTTGCTTCAGAGCCAAGAAATGTTCGTTTAGGCTTAGCTTCAGACGGTTTTAATCCATTTGGGAATATGAGTATTGCATATAGCATGTGGCCAGTAGTGCTTATACCATACAATTTGCCCCCTTGGAAGTGTATGAAGGAATCCAATTTTTTCATGTCTTTGCTTGTACCTGGACCTAAATCTCCTGGAGAAGAGCTTGATGTATATTTGCAGCCCTTAATTGATGAGTTGAAAGAGTTGTGGAATAATGGTGTGCGGACCTTTGACTGTACAGATGAGGAGTACTTTCGATTACATGCATGTTTGTTGTGGACcatcaatgattttcctgcatatggtGACTTGTCGGGATGGAGTACGAAAGGATATCAAGCATGCCCTACTTGTAAAGAAGATACGTCATCGTTTgggataaaaggaaaaatatcttttatggGACACCGACGTTATCTTTCTTCTGATCATATTTGGCGTCGAAGTCGACAACATGACGGTAAATTCGAACGCAGACCTCCACCAGTTGTAATGAATGGAGATGAGATCTTACAACAAGTAAACTCCATCAACTTTCCAGTGTTAAGTAAGCATCCATCCAAGacgaataagaaaagaaagcgTACTATTAATTGGAATAAGAAAagtatattctttgaacttccGTATTGGTCTAAACTTCTTTTGAGGCATAAATTGGATGTTatgcatattgaaaaaaatgtttgtgacaacttgCTTGGCACTTTATTAAATATTGATGGTAAAACAAAGGACACAATCAATGCCCGTTTAGATCTAAAGGACTTGAATATACGAAAGGAATTACATTTGCAAAGACAAGGAACTAAGTTGATAAAGCCACATCCTACGTATACATTAACTGGAAGCGAAAGAATAGACTTTTGTAAGTTCTTGAAATCAGTTAAATTTCCTGATGGATTTGTCTCAAACATATCACGATGTGTAAGTGTCAATGATGGAAAGTTATGGGGACTTAAGACTCATGACTCTCACATTTTACTCCAACGACTTATTCCTATTGCTGTACGAGCATACTTACATAAGGATGTGTGTACAACTGTAGTTGAGTTATGTAATTTTTTCCGTGATCTGTGTGCGAAGACAATACGTGTCAGCGACCTGAATCGTCTGGAAGCCGATATTGTGCTCATTCTCTGCAAACTTGAAAGAATTTTTCCACCTGCATTTTTTGACATAATGATACATCTTGCAGTTCATTTACCGGCTGAGACAAAGATTGTTGGTCCAGTAagctatagttggatgtatcctaTAGAGAGAAGCTTGCGTACATTAAAACAATATGTACGGAACAAAGCTCGTCCTGAGGGTTCCATAGCAGAGGCATTCATTATGAATGAATGTTTGACCTTCTGCTCAATGTATCTAATAGGAATAGAGACAAGATTCAATAGGAATCCACGAAATGATGACTCAATGAATAGACAACTTGGTTGTGGGGACTTTGATGTGTTCAAACAGAATGTGCGACCAATGGGGGGGTCAGTTGCGAGGACGCTATCTGAAGATGAGAAGAGAATGTGTCATTGGTATATTCTGAACAATTGTTGTCAAATAGAATCGTATCGCAG CACAGAACATTTGAGCTTGATAAACACCAGAGGAGAGGATGTATTAGATTTATTTCGAAGGCATCAATTAGAATTTCCTAATTGGTTTAGAACTCAT ATGTATTCATTACGTGAAAGAGGTGAAGCATCTGATGATCTTTGCTCCATCGCATTAGGGCCTATTAATGAAGTTCGCACTTACAGTGGTTGCTTTGTAAATGGATTACGTTTTCATTCAATAGAGCGTGATAATCGTCGGACTACTCAAAATAGTGGAATCATGGCATATGGAGAAACCAAAGCCGACGAAACGAATTATTATGGTGTATTGCAAGAGGTCTTGGACTTAGAATATCTTAAGTGTAGACGTGTATGTCTTTTTAAATGTAATTGGTTTGACACAGATGTCAAGAAGAATAAATTTCGTTGTGATTTAGGGTTTAAAATAATCAATACTTCTCGTTTTTGGTACACTGATGACCCATACATATTAGCTACTCAAGCTGTGCAAGTTTTCTACATTGACGATCCAAAATTACGCAGTAATTGGAAAATTGTGCAAATTGTCCAAAATAAACAAGTATGGGATATCCTAGAATCTGAAGAAGTAGAAGATGATAGATTTGAGTTGTTAGAAGCATGTAGTTCAATTGGGGTTGATGAATCCATACATGATATCCCGTTTTGTAGAGGCGACGTTGAGCCTACTGTTGTTGATCATAAAGAGACAGAAAATCAAGATCAATCCCGAATTGACGATGACTTTATAAATGATGAAACTGAACAACTACAATCTTCTGATTCAGATGGTAATGAATAA